Genomic segment of Nocardiopsis mwathae:
GGCGCGTCCCTGCCCGCCCGGGCGGAACTCCGAGCGCGCGTTGATCGCCCGGTAGCAGACCGCGGTCGTGGCCATGCCCGTCGCGACCGCCATCGCGGCCTGTCCGATCACCGCGTGCGAGACGCTGCCGCCGCCGAACTGGTCGAGGTACCAGTGCGGGTCGTCGATCCCCAGGGCCGGCCCGACCACCCACGGAGGTGCGGAGTCGCCGACCCGGTGGGTCGCGATCCCGTCGACGTCGTCGGCGCCGAGTCCGGCGTCGGCGAGCGCTTCCAGGATCGCAGCGCAGGCCAGCGTGGTCGTGCTCACGCCCGAGTCCCGGCTGAACGGCGTGTAGCCGATGCCGGCGATCGCCGCGGCTTCGGACAGTGCCCTGCCGCCGTCGCCCATGGGCTCTCCCTTCCTCCTCGTCCGGCGCCTCCGCCGTGTGCGGCGGGAGGAATCGGGCGGGAACGGGTGACGCGGTTCCGTCGTGAAGCTACAGTACTAACCAAGCAAGCGCTTGGCTAGGAGAGGGTGGAGCGCCGAGGAGCGCGGAAAGGCGGCGCGCGTGCCGACCGACGACTGTGCAGGCGGAGCGAGAGGCGCGGCCACGGCCGCGGGCGGCGGCCGCGGCCCGGCCGGACCCGCACACCCGGGTGGTGGCGCCGTGGACGGCCGACGGTTCCGCGACGTACTCGGCCGCTTCGCCACCGGCGTCGTCGCGGTCACCGGCCGCGACCCCGCCACCGGAGCTCCCGCCGGGATGGCCGCCAACTCCTTCACCTCGGTGTCCCTCGACCCGCCGCTCGTCGGCTTCTGCGTCGCCCACACCAGCTCCAGCTGGCCACTGCTGCGCGCCTCCCGCGGCCAGGTCGTCAACATCCTCGCCGCCGACCAGGAACACGCCTGTCGGCGGATGGCGGCCAGGGGCGGGGACAAGTTCGCCGACGTGGACACGGTTTCCTCACCCCGGGGCAACCCCGTACTGACCGGTGCGCTGGCCTGGCTGGAGTGCGACGTCGAGGCCGAACACGTGGCCGGGGACCACCTCATCGTCGTCTCCCGCGTGCACCGCCTCCACCTCGGCGAGGACTGCGGCGTCGGCCCCCTCGTCTTCTACCGCGGCGGCTACGGCCGCTTCCGCTCCGCCGT
This window contains:
- a CDS encoding flavin reductase, whose product is MDGRRFRDVLGRFATGVVAVTGRDPATGAPAGMAANSFTSVSLDPPLVGFCVAHTSSSWPLLRASRGQVVNILAADQEHACRRMAARGGDKFADVDTVSSPRGNPVLTGALAWLECDVEAEHVAGDHLIVVSRVHRLHLGEDCGVGPLVFYRGGYGRFRSAVSSAREAPAYVRAAHPRTVDGH